TACGTGCCGCGGCGATCGCCGCGTCGATGAGGGCGACGGCGGTTTCGCGGTTGATCGAGGCGGTGGCAATGGATTTCGTCATGAAATTTCCTTCGCCGTGGCGTAATCCGTCCGGCGTTCTTGAGGTTAGAAAAGACGTTCGGCGGTGGCAGTCATCAGAAGCCTTCGAGGACAATCTTGCCTCTTGCCGCGCCACTTTCGATCAGTGCGTGCACCGTCTTCAGATTGGCGGCATTAATTGGCGACAATTTTTCGGTTAGCGTCGTGCGAATTTTGCCGTCGTCCACCAGCACCGCCAGCGAATTGAGGATCTTGCCCTGCTCATCCATGTCGGGCGTGCCGTAGAGCGACCGTGTGAACATCAGCTCGTGGTGGATCGACACTGCCTTGCGCTTGAACAGCATGACGTCGAGCGCCTTGGGATCGTCGATGAATCCGAACCGTCCTTGCGGGGCGATCAGTTCGGCGATGTCGGATGCATGCTGCTCGGTATGCGTGGTCGAGAACACGAAAGCGGGAGCGCCGATGTTGAGCTCGGCAATCTGTGGCGCGAGCGGCCGAGAGTGGTCGATGACATGATGAGCCCCAAGCCCTTTAACCCACTCCTGGGTTTCCGGCCGAGAGGCGGTGGAGATGACGATGAGATCCGTGCGCTGTCGAGCGATCTGGATGGCGATCGACCCGACCCCACCCGCACCACCGATGATGAGGATCGCCGCCGCCCCGGGAACGGGCTTCGTCACGTCCAGGCGATCGAACATGGCTTCCCAGGCCGTCAACGTCGTGAGTGGCAGCGCCGCCGCTTCCGCCCAGTCGAGCGACGCGGGTTTACGACCGACGATCCGGGCGTCGACGAGATGGAACTCCGCATTGGTGCCAGGCCTTATGAGCGATCCGGCATAATAGACCTCGTCGCCTACCGCGAACTGCGTCACGTCGGGGCCGACCTCTTGCACGATCCCGGCCGCATCCCATCCCAGCACTTTCCAATCGCCATCAGCGGGCGGCGTGCTGCTGCGGATTTTGTAGTCGACCGGGTTGACCGAGACAGCCTTCACCTCAACGGGGTTTGAAGGCCAATGGAACGAAAACGTACGTTAAGAATGTAATTTATTGATATTCATAAAAATAAAAAAAGGATCGCTGATTGATCCTTTTGTTTTGCTATTTGAATTTCGATAAACATTAACCACGAGAATGCAGTAGCTCGGCTATCTCATGAGCAATTTCATCGATTGTATGAGTTGCAGTACTACGAGCAACTTTGTCTGCTAATGATGGACTAAAATCGACAACTTCTTGTTTTGTAATATTATGCCATATGGGAAGCAATATTTGCTCACCAGAAATAGCACGAGTGACGATTCCATCAAGTTCATAATTTGTCCAACCTTTGCTTATAAACGCCGGAGACAAAACTACTAACCCAACACGACTGTTTGCTAAACCTTTGTCTATTTTTTGTCTCAGGCTGTCACCAATTCTTAACGTCATTTCGTCATACCATACATTAAGGCCGTGACTGATTAATGAGTTTGCCAGAGAGCGAACAAAATCATCTTTATCCTCTGAGGCATGCGAAATAAATACGTCATGTATCTCGTTGCTCTGTGCTGTTGACGGTGGTCTGTTATCTCTTACCAGACTAGGAACTTCGCTTAACGGCCTATCCTGAATTTCAGGAAGAACCCCTGGAAGAACGCGAACAGAAGCCCTGGTACTCCCCCTTAATCCCTGCATATCTACAGCAATATGCCAATGGCCTGATGAAGGGATCTGTAACCTTATGGGGGAGCGCTTTGCTAACCCACCAATGTAGGAATGTCGTCGGCCATTCTTATAACTACTGAAGTTAGAACTATCCATTAGTCTAACATTTGCACCACTGGTAAGGGTGATTTCAACAATCTCCCCTCTTTTTCTTTGACCAAGATCATTATGGATGAATTGCATGTAAGTCTGCTCTCTTCATTTGAATTGGAAGAATGTAGCCACTTCCTGATTATACTGTATCCAGTGGTTGAGAGTATCTCTTAGTGTGAAAAAATAAATTATAAGACTTTTACTCGGTATGGATGAAGATGTAAAATCCGTAAACCAGAGAATAAATGAGGAAAAAGCGTGACCAAGCACAAAGTTTTCATCAGTTACCACCATGCTAATGACCAATGGTACAAAAACGAACTTGAAAAAATGAATGATGTTTTTGATATTTTTGTGAATCGCTCGGTATCACTTGGTGACATTGATGAAGAAGAAGAACCTCAAAAGATCAGAGAAATAATAAGGGATGAATATTTACGTGATACATCCGTTCTTATTTTACTCGTTGGGACTGAGACTAAAAATAGAAAGCATGTTGATTGGGAATTATATTCATCCATGAGGGATAGTCCCAGAAACGGCAAATCAGGTATTTTTATTATAAATCTTCCTTCAACAGGGACAAACAACATTAGAGCCAGTCATGGTGAAAATGAAAAAAATGAATTTCATCCTAATATAACCGAGTGGATAACAATCAACGACAGAACAACATATAAAGAAATATATCCATATATGCCTGAAAGAGTTATCGATAACTTGATGAGTGAAAAGTCATATATATCAATAGTCAACTGGGATCAGATACACAATAACCCAGAAAACCTTAGAAAAATGATTGAGTTAACATATCAAGATAAAGATAAGTGCGAATACGTTTTTTCTACCCCAATGAGAATGCGTAATGGCTAGCAGAAACAGTAAAGGGGAGTATGATACTCCCCTTTACTTGTTACCAATCCCATTTGGTGGTGTTCACGTTAAATGTTTGTTGAACCCGTGATGTGAAAAAATCATTTACTACTTTAAAATCGTTACATATTTTACTGTAGTTATAGTATTGCTTTTGTATTTTATTTATAGGCGTCAGGTGAACTTTTAATGGTGTATTAGTTATAACATCAATAACTTCATCCTTATCTGATATATATTTATACCATCTTTTATAATTATTTTGATTTTTAGTTAAAAATTTATTTAACACCATTAACATATCATTGCTAATATTATATAACTCATTGTCTTTTTTTGGATTCAATAGTTTCATTTCATCTCTAATAAATTGATATGTCTGATAATATGATGAGATAACTTCATCGAATGCGTCCACATTTTTCTTCAACTTAAAGATAGCTCTTTTTGAATCCAGATGATTTTTTATACTTTTGCGATATAACGTACCACTTTCATTGAACAGAACATTAACGCCGCCTAAACTTAATTTCTCTACTTTAAATGAGTATTTTTTTAAAAGATATAACGCTACAATTAGCCATATAAAAATAGATATTAGTAGTATATATATAATACCAGTTACTAAAGGTTTGTTTTTATTAAATACGGTGTAAATTGAAGGTACATATGATGAAAGATCCACTGTACACATTACAGCAATTACCGCAATGAAAGCTATCGTCCAAATTATAACAAATGTTCTCACAATTCCACCTTGTCAGTTGTAAGATAATCAATCATTGATTGGTGAACGTTCTGAATTGATAATTTTATATACGGTTGAACGCGCAATACCCATATGCTTAGCTATTTCAGTTGCTCCAGTTCCTTTATCATGCATAAATTTTATTTTATTCCTGTCTATTTTCCGTTTTCTGCCAAATTTAATTCCTTTAGACTTGGCCTCAATTCTTCCTTCATTTGTTCGTTCAAAGATGCGAGTACGTTCTGCTTGTGCCACTGCTGATAGAATTGTGACGATCATCTTCCCCATTTCTCCATCGGTACTGATCCCATCATCAATGAATCGGACTGCCACACCCAAGGTATCGAATTCTTTTATTAGTTGAATCATATCGGCAGTGTCACGACCAAGACGGTCTAGCTTCTTCACCAGAATGACATCTCCATCTTCCACCTTCATGCGCAACAGCTCAAGTCCTTCCCTGGCAGCTGAACTTCCCGATGCCTTGTCCGTAAAAATACGGTTGGCTTTTACCCCCGCGTTCTTAAGTGCTCTAATTTGAATATCTAGGGACTGCTGACTGGTTGAGACCCGTGCGTAACCAAAAAGTCGCATAAAAATGTACCTTAAATCGAATATCAGACACCTTGTGTCTATTATGGCAAAAATACGATTTAATAGACAGTCCATGCCTGCCGTTTTATGCTGTCTTATAAATTATAACATTTCGGACGGTTGCAAAAATGTTACTAAATGCCCGTCAGGCAGGGAGGCCGATATGCCCGTTGACTTTCTGACCACTGAGCAGACTGAAAGCTATGGCAGATTCACCGGTGAACCGGATGAGCTTCAGCTGGCACGATATTTTCATCTTGATGAAGCAGACAAGGAATTTATCGGAAAAAGCAGAGGTGATCACAACCGTCTGGGCATTGCCCTGCAAATTGGGCACTGTTGCAAATAGTCGGTGGTGATAAACTTATCATCCCCTTTTGCTGATGGAGCTGCACATGAACCCATTCAAAGGCCGGCACTGTTGCAAATAGTCGGTGGTGATAAACTTATCATCCCCTTTTGCTGATGGAGCTGCACATGAACCCATTCAAAGGCCGGCATTTTCAGCGTGACATCATTCTGTGGGCCGTACGCTGGTACTGCAAATACGGCATCAGTTACCGTGAGCTGCAGGAGATGCTGGCTGAACGCGGAGTGAATGTCGATCACTCCACGATTTACCGCTGGGTTCAGCGTTATGCGCCTGAAATGGAAAAACGGCTGCGCTGGTACTGGCGTAACCCTTCCGATCTTTGCCCGTGGCACATGGATGAAACCTACGTGAAGGTCAATGGCCGCTGGGCGTATCTGTACCGGGCCGTCGACAGCCGGGGCCGCACTGTCGATTTTTATCTCTCCTCCCGTCGTAACAGCAAAGCTGCATACCGGTTTCTGGGTAAAATCCTCAACAACGTGAAGAAGTGGCAGATCCCGCGATTCATCAACACGGATAAAGCGCCCGCCTATGGTCGCGCGCTTGCTCTGCTCAAACGCGAAGGCCGGTGCCCGTCTGACGTTGAACACCGACAGATTAAGTACCGGAACAACGTGATTGAATGCGATCATGGCAAACTGAAACGGATAATCGGCGCCACGCTGGGATTTAAATCCATGAAGACGGCTTACGCCACCATCAAAGGTATTGAGGTGATGCGTGCACTACGCAAAGGCCAGGCCTCAGCATTTTATTATGGTGATCCCCTGGGCGAAATGCGCCTGGTAAGCAGAGTTTTTGAAATGTAAGGCCTTTGAATAAGACAAAAGGCTGCCTCATCGCTAACTTTGCAACAGTGCCCACAGCAGTTACCGATCATAAATGACTACATGGCCAGTCTGCAGGCACTGGTGGAATACGAAAAAACAAGCATAGATAAAGCGGGTGAAGTTATCGCTGATAATGGTACGACAGCCATACTGACACTGATCATCACTGGGTGTATGGCGCTTCTTCTGGGAGGTGTGCTGGCATGGCTGATCACCAGAAGCATTACCAGTCCGTTGATTTCAGCCGTCCGGATTGCCCGGGAAGTGGCGGAAGGTAACCTGTGTGTGGAGATTAAAGTGGACTCACAGGACCAGCTGGGGCAACTGATGCAGGCACTGCGTGATATGTGCGGGAGTCTGAGTAACACCGTCTGGGAAGTACGTCAGGGAGCGGACAATATTGCGCTGACTGCAGCAGAAATCAGCAGTGGTAATACAGACCTGTCAGCCCGCACCGAAGAGCAGGCTGCCGGTGTGGAACAGACGGCGGCCACTCTGGAACAACTGACGGCCACCATAAACAATACTGCCGGCAATACAGCACAGGTTTACCAGTTTGTGACAGAAACAACGGCCATTGTGAAACAGAATGGAGTGGTCATGAGTGAGGTGTCTTCCCGGATACAGGAGATTTACGACACCTCGTCTGAAATGACAGCCATCATCCAGGTCATCGACGGGATTGCCTTCCAGACCAACATTCTCGCGCTTAATGCTGCCGTGGAAGCCGCACGCGCCGGCGAGTCCGGCCGTGGATTTGCGGTTGTGGCCGGAGAGGTTCGTAATCTGGCTCAGCGCAGTGCTTCTGCCGCGCGGGAAATAAAAGAGCTCATTGATGACTCCGTTTCCCGCATTGCATCCGGCCGTACCCTGGTTGAAAAAGCAGACAGGGGAATGGAGGATATCATCAGTAACGTCCAGAGCATGGAAGGGCTGATTGACGAAATAGCCAAGGCCAGTCGTGAGCAGGGAGATGGTATTGCCCAGATTAACAGCGCCATGGGCCAGATAGACAGCACCACCCAACAAAATGCAGCTCTGGTGGAACAGTCTGCAGCCACTGCCGCTTCGTTGCAGAATCAGTCACGGATTCTGCAGGAGAAGGTGAGCGTATTTCGTCTCCGTGATAATAAAAAACGCGATGCTGAACGAAAAAATACCATAGTACCGACAATCAGCAACACCAGCCCGCAGAGTAAGGTTAAAGCGGTAAAGTCCGTTCGTGAAACGGAACAACACGCCAGCGAGAACTGGGAAACCTTCTGACCCCCGACAACAGCGGGATCCTGTCGTTCCCGTTTTGTCAGCCATAATCTCCCGGCATGGTGTTCGCACTGTGCCGGTTATTTACAGGCGACAGTAATAATGAGTGAAATAAATCCCCGTCAGGCTAAATATGCAGACATACATGCGAAACTGACCGACCGGATGCAGTCTGTCAGGGTCATCCTTGAACAGATGGAAGGACACGAGTACGCCGCAATCAGCACCTACATGAATAACATGGAAGCGATTGCCTGCTTTTACGAGGAGGCAGGGGAAAGTCTCAGTGAGCCAGACTTCCTGAACTACCTGAAACAAAACGACCTTAACCTGTTTATTGAAATTCTCTCTGTGGGACGCGCCATTTCACTGATGAATAACCTGCTGGTGAATATAAGGCGGCTTGTAGTGGCACAGTAAATTTGGCCACCTGATTAAAGGTGATATTCTCACCTCAACACAAAACAGGTGACTTAATGAACAAGAAAACCAAACGTAGTTTCACCCCTGAGTTCAGGCTGGAATGTGCACAGCTGATTGTTGATAAGGGCTACTCATATCGACAGGCCAGTGAAGCGATGAATGTGGGTTCTACTACGCTTGAGAGCTGGGTACGCCAGCTCAGGAGAGAGCGCCAGGGGATTACGCCCTCTGCCACACCCATTACTCCAGACCAGCAACGTATCCGCGAGCTGGAAAAGCAGGTTCGCCGTCTGGAGGAGCAAAATACGATATTAAAAAAGGCTACTGTAGATTCAATTGGTCAACGCAACAGTTATGTGAAAACATGGGGTTGCGGAGGTTTTTTGAATGAGACGAACATTTACAGCAGAGGAAAAAGCCTCTGTTTTTGAACTATGGAAGAACGGAACAGGCTTCAGTGAAATAGCGAATATCCTGGGTTCAAAACCCGGAACGATCTTCACTATGTTAAGGGATACTGGCGGCATAAAACCCCATGAGCGTAAGCGGGCTGTAGCTCACCTGACACTGTCTGAGCGCGAGGAGATACGAGCTGGTTTGTCAGCCAAAATGAGCATTCGTGCGATAGCTACTGCGCTGAATCGCAGTCCTTCGACGATCTCACGTGAAGTTCAGCGTAATCGGGGCAGACGCTATTACAAAGCTGTTGATGCTAATAACGGCACTGTTGCAAAGTTAGCGATGAGGCAGCCTTTTGTCTTATTCAAAGGCCTTACATTTCAAAAACTCTGCTTACCAGGCGCATTTCGCCCAGGGGATCACCATAATAAAATGCTGAGGCCTGGCCTTTGCGTAGTGCACGCATCACCTCAATACCTTTGATGGTGGCGTAAGCCGTCTTCATGGATTTAAATCCCAGCGTGGCGCCGATTATCCGTTTCAGTTTGCCATGATCGCATTCAATCACGTTGTTCCGGTACTTAATCTGTCGGTGTTCAACGTCAGACGGGCACCGGCCTTCGCGTTTGAGCAGAGCAAGCGCGCGACCATAGGCGGGCGCTTTATCCGTGTTGATGAATCGCGGGATCTGCCACTTCTTCACGTTGTTGAGGATTTTACCCAGAAACCGGTATGCAGCTTTGCTGTTACGACGGGAGGAGAGATAAAAATCGGCACTGTTGCAAAGTTAGCGATGAGGCAGCCTTTTGTCTTATTCAAAGGCCTTACATTTCAAAAACTCTGCTTACCAGGCGCATTTCGCCCAGGGGATCACCATAATAAAATGCTGAGGCCTGGCCTTTGCGTAGTGCACGCATCACCTCAATACCTTTGATGGTGGCGTAAGCCGTCTTCATGGATTTAAATCCCAGCGTGGCGCCGATTATCCGTTTCAGTTTGCCATGATCGCATTCAATCACGTTGTTCCGGTACTTAATCTGTCGGTGTTCAACGTCAGACGGGCACCGGCCTTCGCGTTTGAGCAGAGCAAGCGCGCGACCATAGGCGGGCGCTTTATCCGTGTTGATGAATCGCGGGATCTGCCACTTCTTCACGTTGTTGAGGATTTTACCCAGAAACCGGTATGCAGCTTTGCTGTTACGACGGGAGGAGAGATAAAAATCGACAGTGCGGCCCCGGCTGTCGACGGCCCGGTACAGATACGCCCAGCGGCCATTGACCTTCACGTAGGTTTCATCCATGTGCCACGGGCAAAGATCGGAAGGGTTACGCCAGTACCAGCGCAGCCGTTTTTCCATTTCAGGCGCATAACGCTGAACCCAGCGGTAAATCGTGGAGTGATCGACATTCACTCCGCGTTCAGCCAGCATCTCCTGCAGCTCACGGTAACTGATGCCGTATTTGCAGTACCAGCGTACGGCCCACAGAATGATGTCACGCTGAAAATGCCGGCCTTTGAATGGGTTCATGTGCAGCTCCATCAGCAAAAGGGGATGATAAGTTTATCACCACCGACTATTTGCAACAGTGCCGGCCTTTGAATGGGTTCATGTGCAGCTCCATCAGCAAAAGGGGATGATAAGTTTATCACCACCGACTATTTGCAACAGTGCCCATCAGCCGGAACTCCAAGCTGAGCACCGACGAAGGAAAGGACTTCACGCGGGATCATCTCACCAGGAGCCAGTGCACGGCCCGGATATCGTAAGGCACAAAGTTGCAGGGCAAAGCCAATCCTGTTTTCCGGTCTGCGGCGCTGCCTAATGTTTTCCAGGTCATCATCGCCCAGCGTGTAGAACTTCAGTAGCGACAGTTCGTCCGTGGGCAGATCGAACAGCGCTGCTCGCTGCCGTTCGGTGAAAATATGGCGTCGTGACATACAAATTCGTCCCTTTTGAAGTATAGTCTGTTTTGGACAACAGCCAGCCCATATAAATCAGGGCGTTCCGATACAAAAATCCAGGAGGGTTCAATTGGGACATCGTGCCGCCATTTACTGCCGGGTTTCAACAGCGGATCAGTCTTGTGAACGCCAGGAATTTGATCTGCGAGCCTTCGCCGGCCGTGCCGGCTACGACGTGGTGGGAATATTTAAGGAAACAGGTTCAGGAACTAAACTCGACCGGGCCGAGCGAAAGAAAGTCCTGGCGCTTGCCCAGTCCAGACAAATTGATGCAATCCTGGTCACTGAGCTTTCCCGGTGGGGGCGCTCGACGCTCGATCTGCTCAATACGCTACGTGAACTGGAGAACTGGAAGGTTTCCGTGATAGCCATGAATGGAATGGCGTTCGATCTTTCGTCGCCGTATGGACGAATGCTGGCGACGTTTCTTTCCGGCATTGCGGAGTTTGAGCGGGATCTCATCAGCGAGCGGGTCAAGTCAGGCCTTGCTGTTGCGAAGGCACGTGGTAAGAGGCTTGGTCGTCAGGCCGGAGTGCGACCAAAATCAGACCGACTTTTGCCTAAGGTGGTTGCGATGAGGGCCGAGGGACGCAGCTATCGCTGGATCGCACGCGAGCTCGGTATCAGCAAGAATACCGTCGCTGACATCGTGCAACGACACAGAGCTAACGCTTAGGGTGTCATTTCGCCCTCAGCCGGAACCGACCCCTATATCAGCGCGGCCCGGATCCACTTACCCAACGCAGTAGAAAAAATCGCCTTCGATCACTTCCATGTAGCCAAAATGCTCTGTGCCGTGGTGGATAAAACACGGCAGTCAGAGATGAAAACGATCCCGTTGCAGGCCCGAAAACGTGCACATCGCTCCCGCTATCTGTGGCTGTACGGCCGTCATAAGCGTCATGGTCGAATAGCAGAAAGACTGGAGGCAGCGCAGATGGTCCTGCCTGATACCAGCCGTTGCTGGGCAATGAAAGAGCTGGCGCGGGAACTCTGGAACCGTCGGTATGACGAGCACAGCAGACGCCTGTGGCAGGAATGGATAGCGATGGCAAAAGATGTTGGCGTCCCGCTGCTGAGTAGTGCCGCCAGAACGTTACGTAAACGGCTGTACGGTATCCTGAATGCGATGAAGCATCGGGTATCAAACGGCAATGCAGAATCGCTGAACAGCAAGATCAGACTGCTGCGGATCAAGTCGAGGGGATACCGGAACAAGGAGCGGTTCAAAGTAGCTGTGATGTTCCATTACGGCAGGTTAAACATGGACTTCTGAGTCTCCCACCATGATCGGGGAAGACCCGAAAAAATAGCCTAAATAGGCTGATTCGATGTGTTTGCGGGAAAAAAATCGGCCCAGATCCGCGAAATTTTAATCAGCGAGTCAGCTTGGGAAGAAATGACCTGCTTATTCGCACCTTCCCTAAGGTACCAGCACTGGCTCAATGGCTACATACGGCACTTGGTTTACGATTACGATATAAAAGCTCAAGGATGATGAATTCTTTTCTTTATGATTTCGACGTTATTTGTCTCCTGCAACACCACGGGGTTGCTATAACCAGCGACGAACCCGTTGGGTATAGCGTTCCCATTCCAACCCGAAACGTTTTCGAAGCTGTACCTCTTCAACATGGATATGTAATCTGGCTACTACAAACATAAACAACGGTACAGCAAGTATCCCCACCAGGCTGCCAAAGCAGAGAGCAACGGATAACTGGAGCCCGCTCATTCCAAGGTAAATAGGGTTTCGACTCCATGCGTAACAACCGACAGTTACCAGCTTGGTGGTTCTATCCGGATGAAGCGGATTAAGCGTCGTGCCGTTCGTGCTCATCTGCCAAGCGGTGTGCAGTATCATGGTAATACAAACACCGGTCAGCAACACGCTTAGCACTATATTCACGATGTCGAAGGTAAAACGCGGGATTGCAGTCAACACATCAGTGACGAAAAACAGCAATAAGATGAGTGGGGGCGGAAACCATACTCTCAATCGAGTCACGAAGTTACGCATTACACAGACCTATCTCTGAACTAAGCAGCCTGATGGCTGCAAAATGAAAATCCAGTCCTTGCCATTCCTATAGTGACCATGAATCTGACATTATATGCCTGATCTGAAAAGTTATTTTTTTCATAACTGTCCTTATAACGGTGCGGGGTCAGTCCACACCTCTGTTCAGGTGAACAAATTCAGCAGACCACTTCACTGTTAAACCTGTGGCGATTCAGGGTGCCATGTGTATGGCACCTCATCTCTTATTTACTTATTGACTCCGTTACCGCCTGCCAGGTTATAAAGCCACCACTCAGATTATATGTCCTGAAGCCGTGAGCCTGCAGAATACGGTATGCCACATGCCCGCGCAGGCCACTCTGACATCCTATAAAAATTTCTTTATCTTTAGGCAATTTTCCAAGGTTTTCCCGCAGGGAATCAAGAGGGATGGATAGCGCGTCAGGATATTCACCAAATTGTTTCAGTTCGGCAGGAGAGCGAATATCAAGTAAACAATAACTGCCCGGTTCCCGTTGTAACACATCGCTGACATGACATATGACCGTATCTCCTTTCATTACATTTGTCGCCACCATACCAGCCTGGTTAACGACGTCCCTTGCACTGTTAAAAGGTGGAGCATAAGTCAGCTCAAGATGTTCGAGATCGTTGACGGTAAGCCCCGCGCGCTGTGCGACAGACAGGACATCGATGCGTTTATCAACCCCTTTTTTCCCTGATGCCTGAGCCCCGAGAATTTTACCGGTATCGGGGCTGAACAGCAGTTTCAGACTGATCATCGTTGCCCCCGGGTAGTAACCGGCATGATCAGCGGCATGGACGTAAACCTTCTCGTATCGGGTGCCATGAACTTTCAGCTGCTTTTCATTCGCACCGACGCTGCCAATACTCAGCGAAAATACCTTACAAATGGATGTCCCCTGACTGCCATGGTAAAGGCTGTGACGATCTAGCATGTTATCAGCAGCAATGCGTCCCTGGCGGTTGGCGGGCCCTGCCAGAGGAAAATTAGCGGGTTCCTGAAAGACAAAGTCTGGGGTTTCAACGGCATCCCCCACGGCGTAGATGTCAGGGATACTGGTCTGCATACAGGCATTGACGCTTATGCCTCCCCGTTTACCCACTGCGAGCCCGGCTCCTGTGGCAAGGCTGTTCTCAGGTTTTACCCCGATGGCGAGAATAACCATGTCGGTCTGCAGAAACCCACCCTCAGACAGTGCAACGCGGAATCCCGTCTCTGTCCGCAGTACCTCGGTGAGCGCCGTTCTGAGACGCAGA
This genomic interval from Klebsiella sp. RHBSTW-00484 contains the following:
- a CDS encoding recombinase family protein, with the protein product MRLFGYARVSTSQQSLDIQIRALKNAGVKANRIFTDKASGSSAAREGLELLRMKVEDGDVILVKKLDRLGRDTADMIQLIKEFDTLGVAVRFIDDGISTDGEMGKMIVTILSAVAQAERTRIFERTNEGRIEAKSKGIKFGRKRKIDRNKIKFMHDKGTGATEIAKHMGIARSTVYKIINSERSPIND
- a CDS encoding recombinase family protein; the protein is MGHRAAIYCRVSTADQSCERQEFDLRAFAGRAGYDVVGIFKETGSGTKLDRAERKKVLALAQSRQIDAILVTELSRWGRSTLDLLNTLRELENWKVSVIAMNGMAFDLSSPYGRMLATFLSGIAEFERDLISERVKSGLAVAKARGKRLGRQAGVRPKSDRLLPKVVAMRAEGRSYRWIARELGISKNTVADIVQRHRANA
- a CDS encoding methyltransferase family protein — encoded protein: MRNFVTRLRVWFPPPLILLLFFVTDVLTAIPRFTFDIVNIVLSVLLTGVCITMILHTAWQMSTNGTTLNPLHPDRTTKLVTVGCYAWSRNPIYLGMSGLQLSVALCFGSLVGILAVPLFMFVVARLHIHVEEVQLRKRFGLEWERYTQRVRRWL
- a CDS encoding TIR domain-containing protein — protein: MTKHKVFISYHHANDQWYKNELEKMNDVFDIFVNRSVSLGDIDEEEEPQKIREIIRDEYLRDTSVLILLVGTETKNRKHVDWELYSSMRDSPRNGKSGIFIINLPSTGTNNIRASHGENEKNEFHPNITEWITINDRTTYKEIYPYMPERVIDNLMSEKSYISIVNWDQIHNNPENLRKMIELTYQDKDKCEYVFSTPMRMRNG
- a CDS encoding FAD-dependent oxidoreductase — translated: MKIVIVGGVAGGASAAARARRLSENVSIVVFERGSDVSFANCGLPYHIGGKIPLRQSLILKTPEDFKSRFNIDVRICHEVTSVDPVNKTVTVKNLTSGEVYSEEWDRLLLSTGAAPVVPPLPGLQEEGVFTLRNLTDMDAILGWIEQHHVAHTTLVGGGFIGLEVMEALSERGISVTLLEMGEQVMAPVDPEMASALHQEIRSHGVDLRLRTALTEVLRTETGFRVALSEGGFLQTDMVILAIGVKPENSLATGAGLAVGKRGGISVNACMQTSIPDIYAVGDAVETPDFVFQEPANFPLAGPANRQGRIAADNMLDRHSLYHGSQGTSICKVFSLSIGSVGANEKQLKVHGTRYEKVYVHAADHAGYYPGATMISLKLLFSPDTGKILGAQASGKKGVDKRIDVLSVAQRAGLTVNDLEHLELTYAPPFNSARDVVNQAGMVATNVMKGDTVICHVSDVLQREPGSYCLLDIRSPAELKQFGEYPDALSIPLDSLRENLGKLPKDKEIFIGCQSGLRGHVAYRILQAHGFRTYNLSGGFITWQAVTESISK
- a CDS encoding DUF1883 domain-containing protein, with amino-acid sequence MQFIHNDLGQRKRGEIVEITLTSGANVRLMDSSNFSSYKNGRRHSYIGGLAKRSPIRLQIPSSGHWHIAVDMQGLRGSTRASVRVLPGVLPEIQDRPLSEVPSLVRDNRPPSTAQSNEIHDVFISHASEDKDDFVRSLANSLISHGLNVWYDEMTLRIGDSLRQKIDKGLANSRVGLVVLSPAFISKGWTNYELDGIVTRAISGEQILLPIWHNITKQEVVDFSPSLADKVARSTATHTIDEIAHEIAELLHSRG
- a CDS encoding methyl-accepting chemotaxis protein; the encoded protein is MASLQALVEYEKTSIDKAGEVIADNGTTAILTLIITGCMALLLGGVLAWLITRSITSPLISAVRIAREVAEGNLCVEIKVDSQDQLGQLMQALRDMCGSLSNTVWEVRQGADNIALTAAEISSGNTDLSARTEEQAAGVEQTAATLEQLTATINNTAGNTAQVYQFVTETTAIVKQNGVVMSEVSSRIQEIYDTSSEMTAIIQVIDGIAFQTNILALNAAVEAARAGESGRGFAVVAGEVRNLAQRSASAAREIKELIDDSVSRIASGRTLVEKADRGMEDIISNVQSMEGLIDEIAKASREQGDGIAQINSAMGQIDSTTQQNAALVEQSAATAASLQNQSRILQEKVSVFRLRDNKKRDAERKNTIVPTISNTSPQSKVKAVKSVRETEQHASENWETF
- a CDS encoding IS6-like element IS26 family transposase; protein product: MNPFKGRHFQRDIILWAVRWYCKYGISYRELQEMLAERGVNVDHSTIYRWVQRYAPEMEKRLRWYWRNPSDLCPWHMDETYVKVNGRWAYLYRAVDSRGRTVDFYLSSRRNSKAAYRFLGKILNNVKKWQIPRFINTDKAPAYGRALALLKREGRCPSDVEHRQIKYRNNVIECDHGKLKRIIGATLGFKSMKTAYATIKGIEVMRALRKGQASAFYYGDPLGEMRLVSRVFEM